The Falco naumanni isolate bFalNau1 chromosome 1, bFalNau1.pat, whole genome shotgun sequence genome window below encodes:
- the MRPS17 gene encoding 28S ribosomal protein S17, mitochondrial: MSVPRGAVHAKWIVGKVIGTKMQKTAKVRVTRLVLDPYLLKFFNKRKTYFAHDPLQQCVVGDIVLLKALPERRSKHVKHELAEIVFKVGNVIDPITGKPCAGTRFLENLSDSENLTEADTTYLSEKLQELKVHSTDK; this comes from the exons ATGTCTGTACCACGTGGAGCTGTCCATGCAAAATGGATAGTAGGGAAAGTAATAGGaaccaaaatgcagaaaactgctAAAGTGAGAGTGACAAGGCTTGTATTAGATCCTTACCTACTAAAG ttctttaaCAAACGAAAAACCTATTTTGCCCATGATCCATTGCAGCAGTGTGTTGTTGGAGACATTGTTCTTCTGAAAGCTTTGCCTGAGCGAAGGAGCAAACATGTGAAGCATGAACTGGCTGAAATTGTTTTCAAGGTTGGAAATGTTATAGATCCGATAACAGGAAAGCCCTGTGCAGGAACCAGATTCCTTGAAAATCTGTCAGATTCGGAAAATCTGACAGAGGCAGATACTACCTATCTAAGTGAAAAACTTCAGGAACTTAAAGTTCATTCAACAGACAAATAG